One part of the Pseudomonadota bacterium genome encodes these proteins:
- the pstC gene encoding phosphate ABC transporter permease subunit PstC has product MIKKKFSKEHAVRWVLMLFALSSLLFLFLIFIFILFEGLPLFHKIGLKNIILGFKWAPTKGSFGIFPMIISSFLVTFGALIIGAPMGLSCAIYLSEYSGKRLKMFLKPALELLAGIPSVVYGFLGVIYIVPLVRNYFGGAGFSLLSTSIILGVMILPTIISISFDALMSVPRTYREGSFAMGATKWQTIFRVVVPSAKSGILASFILGMGRAIGETMAVIMVAGNALKIPTSILDPLRTLTGNIALELAYATGDHRQGLFSTGVVLLLIIMILNYIANFGIKRKVIK; this is encoded by the coding sequence ATGATTAAAAAGAAGTTCAGCAAAGAACACGCTGTCAGGTGGGTTTTAATGTTGTTCGCCCTTTCTTCCCTTTTATTTCTTTTCCTGATTTTCATCTTTATTCTTTTTGAAGGGTTACCTCTTTTTCATAAAATTGGTCTGAAAAATATCATTCTTGGTTTTAAGTGGGCCCCCACAAAAGGCTCCTTCGGGATATTTCCAATGATAATATCTTCATTCCTTGTAACCTTCGGTGCCCTCATTATTGGTGCTCCCATGGGACTTTCCTGCGCAATCTATCTTTCTGAATATTCAGGAAAAAGGTTAAAGATGTTTTTAAAACCAGCCCTTGAACTCTTAGCAGGCATCCCTTCAGTGGTATACGGGTTTTTAGGTGTTATTTATATAGTACCTTTAGTAAGAAATTATTTCGGTGGAGCTGGTTTTTCTCTGCTTTCTACCTCTATTATCCTCGGGGTAATGATTTTACCTACAATAATCAGTATATCTTTTGATGCATTGATGAGTGTACCAAGAACTTACAGAGAGGGTTCTTTTGCCATGGGGGCCACCAAATGGCAGACAATCTTCAGGGTTGTAGTTCCCTCTGCCAAATCAGGGATTCTGGCAAGTTTCATTTTGGGTATGGGAAGGGCAATAGGAGAAACAATGGCAGTTATTATGGTTGCCGGTAATGCATTAAAGATACCAACGAGTATTCTTGATCCCTTAAGGACATTGACCGGAAATATTGCCCTTGAACTCGCATACGCCACTGGAGACCACAGACAGGGGCTTTTTTCAACCGGGGTAGTTCTCTTGCTCATTATCATGATTCTCAACTATATTGCCAATTTTGGAATAAAGAGGAAGGTGATAAAGTGA
- a CDS encoding phosphate ABC transporter substrate-binding protein, translating into GMSSRQLKQEETILNEILICYDGISVVVHPRNPVSALTLEQIRGIFNGRIRNWKELGWIDRKIDAVTREEGSGTRGSFEELVMKNEEIYDGIMVQDSNGSVKEVVATDPYAIGYISLGLVDNRVRSLSIDGIFASVENIKTKKYKFVRPFLFLTHGDINDNVKIFINFVISKDGQNILKKEGLIGIL; encoded by the coding sequence TTGGTATGTCATCAAGACAACTCAAGCAGGAAGAAACAATATTAAATGAAATATTAATCTGCTATGATGGTATTTCTGTGGTTGTTCACCCCAGAAATCCAGTTAGCGCACTTACATTAGAACAGATAAGAGGTATTTTCAACGGTCGTATAAGGAACTGGAAAGAGTTGGGCTGGATTGATAGAAAGATTGACGCTGTTACGAGAGAGGAAGGTTCCGGGACTCGTGGTTCCTTTGAAGAACTTGTTATGAAAAATGAAGAAATTTATGATGGGATTATGGTTCAGGATTCTAATGGTTCTGTAAAAGAGGTAGTTGCCACCGACCCTTATGCGATAGGGTATATATCCCTTGGCCTTGTTGATAATAGAGTAAGGTCTCTATCCATTGATGGTATTTTTGCAAGCGTGGAAAATATAAAAACAAAAAAATATAAGTTTGTGAGACCCTTCTTATTCCTGACACATGGTGATATTAACGATAATGTAAAAATATTCATTAACTTTGTGATTTCTAAGGATGGACAGAATATCCTGAAAAAGGAAGGGCTGATAGGCATACTATGA